Proteins encoded within one genomic window of Carassius gibelio isolate Cgi1373 ecotype wild population from Czech Republic chromosome A4, carGib1.2-hapl.c, whole genome shotgun sequence:
- the LOC127968143 gene encoding gastrula zinc finger protein XlCGF8.2DB-like has protein sequence MEFIKEESEDVKIEDTFRVKHEETEEQTDLMALKDESQGLNETEEKDQNEKHHDFKTEEKSIRCSQTEKTQKIQTKTLNSNIIHIGEKPYTCKMCGKCFTRKDHLNVHMRIHTGEKPYTCKLCGKCFTRKHTLNVHMRIHTGEKPYTCKMCGKCFTRKEHLNLHKRIHSEEKPIICPQCGKRFKQINDLNVHMSIHTGEKPYTCKLCGKCFTRKHTLNVHMNIHTGKKPYTCELCGKCFTRKEHLNVHKRIHSEEKPFICPQCGKRFTKIYGLNVHKRIHTGEKPYTCKVCGKCFTHKNSLNGHMRIHTGEKPYTCELREKSFTRIGELKIHKHSQ, from the coding sequence ACCTGATGGCACTGAAAGATGAGAGTCAAGGACTGAATGAAACGGAAGAGAAAGATCAAAATGAGAAACATCATGATttcaaaactgaagaaaaatcAATTAGATGTTCACAGACTGAAAAGACTCAGAAAATACAAACTAAAACCCTTAATTCCAACATAATTCATattggagagaaaccttacacttgcaaaatgtgtggaaagtgttttacacgGAAAGATcaccttaatgtccacatgagaattcacactggagagaaaccttacacctgcaaactgtgtggaaagtgttttacacgGAAACATacccttaatgtccacatgagaattcacactggagagaaaccttacacctgcaaaatgtgtggaaagtgttttacacgGAAAGAGCACCTTAATCTCCACAAGAGAATTCACAGTGAAGAGAAACCAATcatatgccctcagtgtggaaagagatttaaacagataaatgaccttaatgtccacatgagtattcacactggagagaaaccttatacctgcaaactgtgtggaaagtgttttacacgGAAACATacccttaatgtccacatgaaTATTCACACGGGaaagaaaccttacacctgtgagctgtgtggaaagtgttttacacgAAAAGAGCACCTTAATGTCCACAAGAGAATTCACAGTGAAGAGAAACCATTcatatgccctcagtgtggaaagagatttacAAAGATATATGGCCTTAATGTCCAcaagagaattcacactggagagaaaccttacacttgcaaagtgtgtggaaagtgttttacacataaaaatagCCTTAAtggccacatgagaattcacactggtgagaaaccttacacctgtgaGCTGCGTGAGAAGAGTTTCACACGAATTGGAGAGCTTAAGATTCACAAGCATTCACAGTga